The Burkholderiales bacterium region GCTGCGGCACGATCCGCTGTACTTCCAGTTGCTGCGGGACGGTCTGATTCCGGATGAAGCGCGCGTACTCGACCTCGGTTGCGGGCAGGGCATCCTGCTGGCGCTGCTCGACACGGTCGGCCGGTTCTTCCACGTATCCGATCGACCCGACGGCTGGCCGCAGGTGCCGAGCGACCTTCGCCTGCGCGGCATCGACCGCCAACCGCGCGCCGTGCGGCGCGCGCGCGTTGCGCTTGGCGCGGCGGCCAGCATCGTGCAGGCCGATCTGCGCTCGGCGCAGTTGCCGGATAGCGACGTGATTGCGCTGTTCGATGTCCTGCACTATCTGCCTCCCGCTGCCCAGGAAGAAATCCTCGGGCGGGCCGTGCGCGCGCTGCATCGCGACGGCACCTTGCTCCTCCGCGTCGCGGACCGGCAACGCCTTGCGCGCAGCCGGCTCACCGTGTTGTCCGA contains the following coding sequences:
- a CDS encoding class I SAM-dependent methyltransferase — its product is MTVERRLIEATAMRYLPAGSYAYHYARGKLRHDPLYFQLLRDGLIPDEARVLDLGCGQGILLALLDTVGRFFHVSDRPDGWPQVPSDLRLRGIDRQPRAVRRARVALGAAASIVQADLRSAQLPDSDVIALFDVLHYLPPAAQEEILGRAVRALHRDGTLLLRVADRQRLARSRLTVLSDRLATLMRGEAWGAYHLRPLWEWKDLLQSLGLQAQTMPMSQGTPFANVLLIARRRGVAGDR